The following are encoded together in the Gemmatimonadaceae bacterium genome:
- a CDS encoding nitrate- and nitrite sensing domain-containing protein, giving the protein MRTLFSGLRGKLTLAAGLPLLIAIAFAGVVVKTQYGRWQQGRDLERIAILEGTTTALIHEMQAERGLSAGYIASGGTRFAPELAAQRLRADSVRDLYRASMATTRIARLSATAVRIESAIDSAALTRAAVDSRQIAAPQVQARYSAFIAVMRQGINDFTRDVTDGDARVALRQIDAVGHLKEWAARERGALNSVLTLGAFSDNDVYRDWITAVAGQEIALEQLRNGATDAVVARLKAMAVAPEARRIAAIRDVAYAGVGGASVKADPAEWFSTTTVQIQAQRAIEVALTDTVAAHARDASTSALTTLVLVLVTSLCVLLVSILTATQTIRHVLRVTMRVTDRAQQVQSQLLVQIQDVLSRLSRGQFEGTIDDDIPLLAIRSNDELGTMAGSLDGMITASRGTGVAVALVQDTMRSLVKTSRQMADSAVAGSLTVRANPDEFEGEFRELVQELNRMLDAIETPLSEAKRALEKMANRDLEVRMLGTYQGDYDAIAQSVNTAAEQLSVAMRQVRQSVYQVSDASEDIASTSETLAHNAQRQAQAIEAVDHAAQDLAQLAERVAASASEVTALAGSARANVQDGTRVASDLGEAITRIKESSDATSRVVKTIDEIAFQTNLLALNAAVEAARAGDAGRGFAVVAEEVRALALRSAEAARSTSAMIEAAVQDADRGVTLRDDVQRVLGAIATAVERVDEMAAGMTREITSQRDQVRDITGRMSELNSLAQSVAAGAEEGASGAEEMRAQAARLGDAAKGFKTRDWANRDRREPTGRGGATKRPPVPAARPPARPAPALEALDEPVDELMGF; this is encoded by the coding sequence ATGCGCACACTGTTTTCCGGCCTCCGCGGCAAGCTCACGCTTGCGGCCGGACTGCCGTTGCTGATCGCCATCGCCTTTGCCGGCGTCGTGGTGAAGACGCAGTATGGACGCTGGCAGCAGGGCCGCGATCTCGAGCGGATCGCGATCCTCGAGGGCACGACCACCGCACTGATCCACGAGATGCAGGCCGAGCGCGGCCTCTCCGCCGGCTACATCGCCAGCGGCGGCACGCGGTTCGCACCGGAGCTCGCGGCCCAGCGCCTGCGCGCCGACAGCGTGCGCGACCTCTATCGCGCCTCGATGGCGACGACGCGGATCGCACGACTCTCGGCCACTGCGGTCCGCATCGAGTCCGCGATCGACAGCGCCGCCCTCACGCGCGCCGCCGTGGACTCGCGGCAGATCGCGGCGCCGCAGGTCCAGGCGCGCTACTCTGCGTTCATCGCGGTGATGCGGCAGGGGATCAACGACTTCACCAGGGACGTGACGGACGGCGACGCCCGCGTGGCGCTCCGCCAGATCGACGCGGTGGGGCACCTGAAGGAGTGGGCGGCGCGCGAACGCGGGGCCCTCAACTCGGTGCTGACACTCGGCGCGTTCTCCGACAACGACGTGTACCGGGACTGGATCACGGCCGTGGCCGGACAGGAGATCGCACTCGAGCAGCTCCGCAACGGGGCGACCGATGCGGTCGTCGCGCGGCTCAAGGCGATGGCGGTCGCACCGGAGGCGCGACGCATCGCGGCGATCCGCGACGTCGCGTACGCCGGCGTGGGTGGCGCATCGGTGAAGGCGGATCCGGCGGAGTGGTTCAGCACCACCACCGTCCAGATTCAGGCACAGCGGGCGATCGAGGTCGCGCTCACCGACACCGTCGCGGCGCACGCCCGTGACGCCTCCACCTCGGCGCTCACCACACTGGTCCTCGTGCTGGTCACCAGCCTCTGCGTGCTGCTGGTCTCGATCCTCACCGCCACGCAGACCATCCGTCACGTGCTCCGCGTCACGATGCGCGTGACCGACCGTGCGCAGCAGGTGCAGTCGCAGCTGCTGGTGCAGATCCAGGACGTGCTCAGCCGGCTGTCACGCGGGCAGTTCGAGGGCACCATCGACGACGACATCCCGCTCCTCGCCATCCGGAGCAATGACGAACTGGGGACGATGGCCGGGAGCCTGGACGGCATGATCACCGCCTCGCGCGGCACCGGCGTGGCCGTGGCGCTGGTGCAGGACACGATGCGCTCGCTGGTGAAGACCAGTCGCCAGATGGCCGATTCCGCCGTAGCCGGCTCGCTCACCGTGCGCGCCAACCCGGATGAGTTCGAAGGAGAGTTCCGGGAACTGGTGCAGGAGCTGAACCGCATGCTCGACGCGATCGAGACGCCGCTCTCGGAGGCCAAGCGTGCGCTCGAGAAGATGGCGAACCGCGACCTCGAGGTGCGGATGCTCGGCACGTACCAGGGGGACTACGACGCGATCGCCCAGTCCGTGAACACCGCCGCCGAGCAGCTCTCGGTGGCGATGCGGCAGGTGCGCCAGTCGGTGTACCAGGTGTCGGACGCGTCGGAGGACATCGCCTCCACCAGCGAGACGCTGGCGCACAATGCGCAGCGGCAGGCGCAGGCCATCGAGGCCGTGGACCACGCCGCGCAGGATCTGGCGCAGCTCGCGGAACGGGTGGCGGCGAGCGCCTCGGAGGTCACGGCGCTCGCGGGCTCCGCGCGCGCGAACGTCCAGGACGGCACGCGGGTGGCGAGCGACCTGGGTGAGGCGATCACGCGCATCAAGGAATCGAGCGACGCCACCAGCCGGGTGGTCAAGACGATCGACGAGATCGCGTTCCAGACCAACCTGCTGGCGCTGAACGCGGCGGTGGAGGCGGCCCGCGCGGGCGACGCCGGCCGCGGTTTCGCGGTGGTGGCCGAGGAGGTGCGCGCGCTGGCCCTGCGCAGTGCGGAGGCCGCCCGGAGCACCAGCGCGATGATCGAGGCGGCGGTGCAGGACGCCGATCGCGGCGTGACGCTGCGCGACGACGTGCAGCGCGTGCTGGGTGCCATCGCCACCGCCGTGGAGCGTGTGGACGAGATGGCGGCCGGGATGACGCGCGAGATCACCTCGCAGCGCGACCAGGTGCGCGACATCACGGGACGCATGAGTGAGCTGAACAGCCTCGCCCAGAGCGTGGCCGCCGGCGCCGAGGAAGGGGCGTCGGGTGCCGAGGAGATGCGGGCGCAGGCCGCGCGACTGGGCGATGCCGCGAAGGGGTTCAAGACGCGCGACTGGGCGAACCGCGATCGCCGGGAGCCGACTGGTCGCGGCGGCGCGACGAAGCGGCCGCCGGTGCCGGCGGCCCGTCCCCCGGCACGGCCGGCGCCGGCGCTCGAGGCACTGGACGAGCCGGTCGATGAACTGATGGGCTTCTGA
- a CDS encoding PepSY domain-containing protein: MRPSVLTRRIHYWAGAVIALPIAVIITTGVLLQVKKQWSWVQPPEIRGTGTTPTLDLHGIVRAVQTVPGLQVAGWDDIKRMDIRADRGLAKVTVAGDWEVQVDLGTGAVLQARYRRSDLIESLHDGSFFLGDVTKLGLFLPAGVALGIMLASGIWLFWLPLSVKRRRRQAAAAGA; encoded by the coding sequence GTGCGTCCCAGTGTCCTGACCCGTCGTATTCACTACTGGGCCGGCGCCGTCATCGCGCTGCCGATCGCCGTGATCATCACCACCGGCGTGTTGCTGCAGGTGAAGAAGCAGTGGAGCTGGGTGCAGCCGCCCGAGATCCGCGGCACCGGCACCACGCCGACGCTCGACCTCCACGGCATCGTCCGGGCCGTGCAGACCGTGCCGGGCCTGCAGGTGGCGGGATGGGACGACATCAAGCGGATGGACATCCGCGCCGATCGCGGCCTGGCGAAGGTCACCGTCGCGGGCGACTGGGAAGTGCAGGTGGACCTCGGCACCGGCGCCGTGCTGCAGGCCCGCTATCGTCGCTCCGACCTGATCGAGTCGCTCCATGACGGCTCCTTCTTCCTGGGCGACGTCACGAAGCTGGGGCTCTTCCTGCCCGCCGGCGTCGCGCTCGGGATCATGCTGGCCAGCGGCATCTGGCTGTTCTGGCTGCCACTCTCGGTCAAGCGCCGGCGACGGCAGGCCGCCGCGGCGGGGGCGTGA
- a CDS encoding D-aminoacylase: MSLPPSSRREFLATGTALALGANLAGRVRPVRPAFDLVLRGGTVFDGNGGDGREMDVAIQGDRIAAMGVALAGRGSIEIDVRGLAVAPGFIDIHSHGDSSLSADPRAESVIRQGITTLVAGADGSSRATGSAASGFPALFARLTALRPSPNVASMVGLGSVRGAVVGGDDRPATVTELRTMVAMVERALADGACGASSGLEYTPGAFASVEELVALCRPLAARALVYATHMRNEDDRLMEAIAESIAVARGARCALQISHLKTQGPRNWSRLPQVFAQIEAARAEGLDVAFDRYPYLAYATGLTNLFPVWSRDGGTPAFLARLRHPAQAERIEREVRAKIELLGGWDNVQVTAVRNPVDRAAEGKRLGAWAALTKAEPYAALVGLIQRNDATVSMAGFAMSEENLERILAHPLGMVCTDGGAYAIDGPTRRGSPHPRGIGSFPRVLGRYVRERGVLTLSAAIRKLTAVPADRLKLADRGRLRPGLAADVTVFDAARVADTATFERPFQYPVGIPHVIVNGRLALRDGVRTRERSGRALRSVGQAGG, from the coding sequence GTGAGCCTCCCCCCGTCGTCACGGCGCGAGTTCCTTGCCACCGGCACCGCGCTGGCGCTGGGCGCGAACCTCGCCGGTCGCGTCAGGCCGGTGCGCCCGGCGTTCGACCTCGTGCTGCGGGGCGGCACGGTCTTCGACGGAAACGGCGGCGACGGCCGCGAGATGGACGTGGCGATCCAGGGCGACCGGATCGCGGCGATGGGCGTGGCGCTTGCCGGTCGCGGGAGCATCGAGATCGATGTCCGCGGGCTCGCCGTGGCCCCCGGCTTCATCGACATCCACTCGCACGGTGACTCGTCGCTTTCCGCCGACCCGCGCGCCGAGTCGGTGATCCGGCAGGGGATCACGACGCTCGTCGCGGGCGCCGATGGCAGCTCGCGTGCCACCGGCAGTGCGGCCAGCGGCTTCCCGGCGCTCTTCGCACGCCTCACGGCGCTCCGGCCATCGCCGAACGTGGCCTCGATGGTGGGTCTCGGCAGCGTGCGTGGCGCGGTGGTGGGTGGGGATGACCGTCCCGCGACGGTGACCGAACTGCGCACGATGGTGGCCATGGTGGAACGCGCGCTGGCCGACGGTGCGTGCGGCGCGAGCTCAGGGCTCGAGTACACCCCCGGCGCGTTCGCCTCGGTGGAGGAACTGGTGGCGCTCTGCCGGCCGCTCGCGGCGCGTGCGCTCGTCTACGCCACCCACATGCGCAACGAGGACGACCGGCTGATGGAGGCGATCGCGGAATCGATCGCCGTCGCGCGCGGCGCGCGCTGTGCGCTGCAGATCTCGCACCTCAAGACGCAGGGACCGCGCAACTGGAGCCGGCTGCCGCAGGTGTTCGCGCAGATCGAGGCCGCGCGGGCCGAGGGGCTCGACGTGGCGTTCGACCGGTACCCATACCTGGCGTATGCGACGGGCCTCACCAACCTCTTCCCGGTCTGGAGTCGCGACGGGGGCACCCCCGCCTTCCTCGCCCGGCTGCGGCATCCCGCGCAGGCGGAACGGATCGAGCGCGAGGTGCGCGCGAAGATCGAGCTGCTCGGCGGCTGGGACAACGTGCAGGTCACGGCGGTGCGCAATCCCGTCGATCGTGCCGCGGAAGGGAAGCGACTCGGTGCGTGGGCGGCGCTCACGAAGGCGGAGCCGTATGCCGCGCTGGTGGGACTCATCCAGCGCAACGACGCCACGGTGAGCATGGCGGGTTTCGCGATGAGTGAGGAGAACCTCGAGCGGATCCTCGCGCACCCGCTCGGCATGGTGTGCACGGATGGCGGGGCGTACGCCATCGACGGGCCGACGCGTCGCGGCAGCCCGCACCCGCGCGGTATCGGCAGCTTTCCGCGCGTGCTGGGGCGCTATGTGCGCGAACGCGGAGTGCTCACGCTGTCGGCGGCGATCCGGAAGCTCACGGCGGTGCCGGCCGATCGCCTGAAGCTGGCTGATCGCGGCCGGCTGCGACCCGGCCTGGCGGCGGACGTCACCGTCTTCGACGCGGCACGCGTTGCCGACACCGCCACGTTCGAGCGGCCGTTCCAGTATCCCGTCGGGATCCCGCACGTGATCGTGAACGGCCGGCTCGCGCTGCGTGATGGTGTGCGCACGCGCGAGCGCAGCGGTCGTGCCCTGCGGAGCGTGGGGCAGGCAGGCGGCTGA
- a CDS encoding isoamylase early set domain-containing protein, whose translation MPDPMDDLDQRLSRALHAMQDVPPFPREAADRIAARAILASSPQARAGAWTRRLAAAVVLMAAGAAVVTAARRTAVVQRSELAMAGARAVGGAPVLPAAGAPLLPVSAGGARPIIFELDAPDARSVQVLGDFNHWSRDATAMERSADGRWRITTLLPPGRYIYAYLVDGHRFERDPARDAVEDRDFGVTGSELVVGEAP comes from the coding sequence ATGCCTGACCCGATGGATGACCTGGACCAGCGCCTGTCGCGCGCACTGCACGCGATGCAGGACGTTCCCCCGTTCCCGCGCGAGGCGGCCGACCGCATCGCGGCCCGCGCCATCCTCGCCAGCTCACCGCAGGCCCGGGCCGGCGCGTGGACCCGCCGGCTCGCCGCGGCCGTGGTGCTGATGGCGGCCGGTGCCGCCGTGGTCACCGCCGCGCGACGCACCGCCGTGGTGCAGCGCAGCGAGCTCGCGATGGCGGGCGCGCGCGCCGTGGGTGGCGCGCCGGTGCTGCCGGCGGCGGGCGCCCCGCTGCTGCCGGTGTCGGCAGGCGGCGCCCGCCCGATCATCTTCGAGCTCGACGCGCCCGATGCACGCTCGGTGCAGGTGCTCGGCGATTTCAACCATTGGTCGCGTGACGCGACCGCGATGGAGCGCAGCGCCGACGGCCGCTGGCGCATCACCACCCTGCTGCCGCCCGGGCGCTACATCTACGCGTACCTGGTGGACGGGCACCGCTTCGAGCGCGACCCCGCACGCGACGCCGTCGAGGACCGCGACTTCGGCGTGACCGGCTCCGAGCTGGTCGTGGGCGAGGCCCCGTGA
- a CDS encoding RNA polymerase sigma factor, translating into MPLSRPHVTVSRPPRTSAPADVLALRARDGDPGAFSALVELMQPRATRFALQMTGAARDDVDDIVQDAWIRTHRALPRYDASRSFESWFFTILANCCRSLRVRLRRLQLRAQPMDDQLRDESIDALMATTTRSDVARVFRALATLPAAQRETFLLHHVEGFSYEEIAVISGVGVSACKMRAKRAMDAVRELLREDDPDA; encoded by the coding sequence ATGCCCCTCTCCCGACCGCACGTCACCGTCAGCCGCCCCCCCCGCACCTCGGCCCCCGCCGACGTGCTGGCGCTGCGCGCCCGTGACGGCGATCCGGGAGCCTTCAGCGCGCTGGTGGAGCTGATGCAGCCGCGCGCCACGCGGTTCGCGCTCCAGATGACCGGCGCCGCGCGTGACGACGTGGACGACATCGTGCAGGACGCCTGGATCCGGACGCACCGGGCCCTGCCCCGCTACGACGCGAGCCGCAGCTTCGAGAGCTGGTTCTTCACGATCCTCGCCAACTGCTGCCGCTCGCTGCGGGTGCGGCTCCGCCGGCTGCAGCTGCGCGCCCAGCCCATGGACGACCAGCTGCGCGACGAGTCGATCGACGCCCTGATGGCCACCACCACCCGCAGTGACGTGGCGCGCGTGTTCCGCGCGCTGGCCACCCTGCCGGCGGCGCAGCGCGAGACCTTCCTGCTGCACCACGTGGAAGGCTTCAGCTACGAGGAGATTGCCGTGATCAGCGGCGTGGGCGTGTCGGCCTGCAAGATGCGTGCAAAACGCGCGATGGATGCCGTGCGCGAGCTCCTGCGCGAGGATGACCCTGATGCCTGA
- a CDS encoding TonB-dependent receptor, whose product MVSHFVRRASCALALAVATPVLLSAQAATGTIRGKVTEASSGRGLADAQVQITGTRIGALSQATGDYVLTGVPVGARVVSIRRIGFQPVNRTVQVLAGSAQTVDAALTVSAINLSEVVVTGTASPTEKRRVGTSIATVDSTVVAKAQAVTVDQALQGKIAGAQITQNSGGPGGGGISVRLRGTNSFISGSDPLYIIDGVIVDNGSAQLADLGGRSNPQNRLADINPADIDRIEIIRGAAAAALYGSRANNGVVQIFTKRGVLGKPRVTLTSRLASNELREQQPFNFYPYDVNGNPIARYNMQDAIFRRSPSYEQNLTVEGGNDATRYFVSLNNTEDQGIIRSTESRRQGVRLNLQQQLSSTLIANVSTNFINTRNQFQAFGEQNDYGIMGSLFFAPTQTDFRPVNGIYPLPPALGTNPLLAIARIRNPQTINRFIGSAKLTWTPVPKLLVDYTAGLDNSAFEQRQFIPRGAVLGTGALSTGQSQSVYQNTRVLNQDLVAGYSWNPGSTYELKTTAGLNYTQQTINLTQSGANGLAPVGDLVSAGAVKFGTQALTQLRTLGFFGQQELAAWNKLFLTAAVRYDASSTFAPAERWQAFPKFSASYVVAENRSGLLNSLRVRSALGWAGSQPGATNAYSQFVVYSNTSFGGRPGFVNDVTFGNEQLKNERAREWELGAEVGALGGRMGIEATYYDRLVSDLLFFKPLPTSTGFSRQFAPIGTMSNKGIELLVRTVNVDRKNLRWETTTTYTRNRNLVESLNILDFQSAGGYPNRIRTGEPAGVFYGSYAARNCLTGALLVDSLGRYRRSNQTADMGATLAARRAISGGTCNDSLNKVIGDPNPSWMGSILNEVTLGGKLRLRALFDGTFGNDVLNLSTRAQNAGVASNSKEYERELLPYGDSRKLAPNFNGRTQGIFEYWIEDGSFVKLRELSASYTVDWAPVKKLFHEGVDLTVSGRNLWVWTKYSGFDPEVTAFGTNAGGLGSVQTTAADRGIDFGAYPIPRVWSVSARFTY is encoded by the coding sequence ATGGTTTCTCACTTCGTTCGACGCGCGTCTTGCGCCCTCGCGCTGGCCGTCGCCACGCCGGTGCTGCTGTCTGCGCAGGCTGCCACCGGCACCATCCGTGGCAAGGTCACGGAAGCGTCCTCGGGACGCGGCCTGGCCGACGCCCAGGTCCAAATCACCGGCACCCGGATCGGGGCCCTCAGCCAGGCCACGGGTGACTACGTCCTGACCGGCGTGCCGGTCGGCGCCCGGGTGGTCTCCATCCGCCGCATCGGCTTCCAGCCGGTGAACCGCACCGTCCAGGTGCTCGCCGGCAGCGCGCAGACCGTGGACGCCGCCCTCACCGTGAGCGCGATCAACCTCTCCGAGGTCGTCGTCACCGGCACCGCGTCGCCCACCGAGAAGCGCCGCGTCGGCACCAGCATCGCCACCGTGGACTCCACCGTGGTCGCCAAGGCGCAGGCCGTAACGGTCGACCAGGCGTTGCAGGGCAAGATCGCCGGCGCCCAGATCACGCAGAACTCCGGCGGGCCGGGCGGCGGCGGCATCTCGGTGCGCCTCCGCGGCACCAACAGCTTCATCTCCGGCTCCGACCCGCTCTACATCATCGATGGCGTGATCGTGGACAACGGCTCCGCGCAGCTCGCCGACCTCGGCGGCCGATCCAACCCGCAGAACCGGCTGGCGGACATCAACCCGGCGGACATCGACCGCATCGAGATCATCCGCGGTGCCGCGGCGGCCGCCCTCTACGGCTCACGCGCCAACAACGGCGTGGTGCAGATCTTCACCAAGCGCGGCGTGCTCGGCAAGCCGCGGGTGACCCTCACCTCACGCCTGGCCTCCAACGAGCTCCGCGAGCAGCAGCCGTTCAACTTCTACCCGTACGACGTCAACGGGAACCCGATCGCGCGCTACAACATGCAGGACGCGATCTTCCGCCGCTCGCCCAGCTACGAGCAGAACCTGACGGTCGAGGGCGGCAACGACGCCACGCGCTACTTCGTGAGCCTCAACAACACCGAGGACCAGGGCATCATCCGGTCCACCGAGTCGCGGCGCCAGGGCGTGCGGCTCAACCTGCAGCAGCAGCTCTCGTCCACGCTGATCGCGAACGTGAGCACGAACTTCATCAACACGCGGAACCAGTTCCAGGCGTTCGGTGAGCAGAACGACTACGGCATCATGGGCTCGCTGTTCTTCGCGCCCACGCAGACGGACTTCCGCCCGGTCAACGGCATCTACCCGCTGCCGCCGGCGCTTGGCACCAACCCCCTGCTCGCGATCGCCCGCATCCGCAACCCGCAGACGATCAACCGCTTCATCGGCTCGGCCAAGCTCACCTGGACGCCGGTGCCGAAGCTGCTCGTGGACTACACGGCGGGCCTCGACAACTCCGCCTTCGAGCAGCGCCAGTTCATCCCGCGTGGCGCCGTCCTCGGCACGGGGGCGCTGTCCACGGGCCAGTCGCAGTCGGTGTACCAGAACACGCGCGTGCTCAACCAGGACCTGGTCGCCGGCTACTCGTGGAACCCGGGCAGCACGTACGAGCTGAAGACCACCGCGGGGCTGAACTACACCCAGCAGACCATCAACCTCACGCAGTCGGGCGCCAACGGCCTCGCGCCGGTGGGTGACCTGGTCAGCGCCGGTGCCGTGAAGTTCGGCACCCAGGCCCTCACGCAGCTCCGCACGCTCGGCTTCTTCGGCCAGCAGGAGCTGGCGGCGTGGAACAAGCTGTTCCTGACCGCCGCGGTCCGCTACGACGCCTCGTCCACCTTCGCACCTGCGGAGCGCTGGCAGGCCTTCCCGAAGTTCTCGGCCTCGTACGTCGTGGCCGAGAACCGTTCCGGCCTGCTCAACAGCCTCCGCGTGCGCAGCGCGCTGGGCTGGGCCGGCAGCCAGCCGGGCGCCACCAACGCCTACTCCCAGTTCGTGGTCTACTCGAACACCTCGTTCGGCGGCCGTCCCGGCTTCGTCAACGACGTCACGTTCGGCAACGAGCAGCTCAAGAACGAGCGGGCGCGCGAGTGGGAGCTGGGCGCCGAGGTCGGGGCGCTTGGCGGCCGAATGGGGATCGAGGCGACGTATTACGACCGCCTCGTCAGCGACCTGCTGTTCTTCAAGCCACTCCCCACCAGCACCGGCTTCTCGCGCCAGTTCGCCCCCATCGGCACGATGAGCAACAAGGGCATCGAGCTGCTCGTGCGCACGGTGAACGTGGACCGGAAGAACCTGCGCTGGGAGACCACCACCACCTACACCCGCAACCGGAACCTGGTCGAGAGCCTCAACATCCTCGACTTCCAGTCGGCCGGCGGCTACCCGAACCGCATCCGCACCGGCGAGCCGGCTGGCGTGTTCTACGGCTCCTACGCCGCCCGCAACTGCCTGACCGGCGCGCTGCTCGTCGACTCGCTCGGCCGCTACCGTCGCAGCAACCAGACCGCCGACATGGGTGCCACCCTCGCCGCCCGCCGTGCCATCAGCGGCGGCACCTGCAACGACTCGCTGAACAAGGTGATCGGCGACCCGAATCCGTCGTGGATGGGCTCCATCCTCAACGAGGTCACGCTCGGCGGCAAGCTGCGCCTGCGCGCCCTGTTCGACGGCACCTTCGGCAACGACGTGCTGAACCTCTCGACCCGTGCGCAGAACGCCGGCGTGGCCAGCAACTCCAAGGAGTACGAGCGCGAGCTGCTGCCGTACGGTGACTCGCGCAAGCTGGCCCCGAACTTCAACGGCCGCACCCAGGGCATCTTCGAGTACTGGATCGAGGACGGCAGCTTCGTGAAGCTGCGCGAGCTCTCGGCCAGCTACACGGTGGACTGGGCACCCGTGAAGAAGCTGTTCCACGAGGGCGTGGACCTCACCGTCTCCGGCCGCAACCTGTGGGTGTGGACGAAGTACTCCGGCTTCGACCCGGAAGTGACGGCATTCGGCACCAACGCCGGCGGTCTCGGCTCGGTGCAGACCACCGCCGCGGACCGCGGCATCGACTTCGGTGCCTACCCGATCCCGCGCGTCTGGTCCGTCAGCGCCCGGTTCACCTACTAA